The Caminicella sporogenes DSM 14501 sequence AGGATACTGCCCTGTAAATTCAAGCTTTAGCCCATTTATCTCAATAATTTTAATACTTCCTCCACCTATAGATGAACCCATAAGTTCTACAATAGAACTATCTGACTTTTCAATAATAATTTTAACTGTATTAGGGTGAACTTCTCCTAAATCAGCTTCCACAAACTCATATTCTATACCTTTTTGTTTAGCTATCTGAAGTGAATTTTTAAGTTTTTCATCACTTTCTTTCATACCTAATATTCCAGCCATTAACGCCCTATCTGTTCCATGTCCCTTGTATGTTTTAGCAAAAGAACCATGCAATAAAAACTTTACCTTTCTTGCATTAAAATCGCATAATTTTCCAGCAAGTCTACCAATTCTTGCAGCCCCAGCTGTATGAGAACTAGATGGTCCAACCATCTTAGGTCCAATTACTTCAAAGGCACTAAAATTTTTCATATATACCTCCTTTGAATTTTTCAACTTTAATTTTTTCATATTTCAACTTTTTTTAAAACGTTTCCAATATAATTATAACACAATACATCTGCTTCATCGAGTAATTATTAATCCCATATTTTTATATTTTTCTATAAAAATCAAAAAGAATAGCACACGCTATTCCTTTTACATCATCAATATACCATGTTCTTTTATAATAAGCTGAAGTATTTTTTCTTCTTCTCCATTTTCAGCATTTATATAAATAAGAAAACTGTCTTTTTTATAATTTACTAAAAATTCATAGCACAAAATTTCTTTTGAACCTTCAGTTGGAATAATTACAAGTCTACTTTTCTTTATCTGCGAATTAATACTCAAAATATTTTTTGCTTCCTTTTCTGTAATTTTAGGTTTTGGAATATTTCTTTTATAGTGATTTATAAGGTAGCCTTCTGCTTCAAAACCCTTTATACTGCCATCATCCATACTGACCTTTACTTTTATCAAATCACTGTAAACTAATACATTTCCATCTTTATAAGCAAAATTTATAACCAACTGGCCATCATATTCTTCTGAATAAGTTGCTTCCATATTTTTAAATCCAATTCTATCAAGAAAATTTTTAGCAATCTTTATTGCCTCTTTATTGCTGATTTTTTCATCTCCTACTGGTAGTGTATCAAGCAACCAAAGAAGTTTTCCACCTTTTTTCGTTATTGCCATAGTAATACTACTTTCTCTTTTGTTATTTTCTCTAAGTTCAATAATATAAGCTGGTAACTTAGTATTTTCCGTTTCTCCT is a genomic window containing:
- the sdaAB gene encoding L-serine ammonia-lyase, iron-sulfur-dependent subunit beta, with amino-acid sequence MKNFSAFEVIGPKMVGPSSSHTAGAARIGRLAGKLCDFNARKVKFLLHGSFAKTYKGHGTDRALMAGILGMKESDEKLKNSLQIAKQKGIEYEFVEADLGEVHPNTVKIIIEKSDSSIVELMGSSIGGGSIKIIEINGLKLEFTGQYPTLITRHIDHPGIIANITKILAQNNINIAYMSVYRQDKGKDAFMVIESDDVLDMNLLKIIKSSVKSVKDVFIINSI